In Pirellula sp. SH-Sr6A, the DNA window TGGTCTTCATCGCCGGCCGTCAGAGCCATGACTACGGGTCGCATGAGCATTTTGCAGGTTCCAAGATTCTCGCGGAGGTGGTCGAGAACTCGGATTCCAATGTCCGCTGTACCGTCATGCGAAACGGTTGGCCTGAAGACGACAGGTTGCTCGATCAAGCCGACGCCATTGTGATCTACTCCGATGGCGGGGGCGGACATCCCTCTTTGCCGCACCTGCCGCGGCTTCAAAAGCAGATGGAACGGGGAGCGGGGTTCGTCTGTATTCATTATGCAGTCGAGGTTCCCAAGGATCGCGGCGGGCCCGAGTTTCTCAAGTGGCTGGGTGGGTATTTTGAAACGAACTGGTCTGTGAATCCCCATTGGGATGCGAAGTTCGACACGTTACCCAAGCATCCGATCACCACAGGAGTGAAGCCTTTCGAAACCCGAGATGAATGGTACTTCCACATGCGATTCCCCGAGGGCATGAAGGGAGTCACACCGATCCTTTCCGCCGTTGCTCCCGAGCACACCATGTCGAGGCCCGATGGTCCTCACAGCGGAAATCCAGACGTCCGCAAAGAGGTCGCGATGAAAGTGCCGCAGCATGTCGCGTGGGCTACAGAGCGTCCCGATGGCGGTCGTTCGTTCGGGTTCACCGGCGGACATTTCCACTGGAATTGGGGCCGCACCGAACAGACCAAACTGGTTGCCAACGCCATTCTCTGGACGGCAAAAGCAAAGATCCCTGATGAGGGGGCGGTGGTTGCACCGAAGTCGGTGGAGCAACTCAAAGAGAATCAGGACGAGACGGTTCCGGGAGGCTTCGATCCGAAAAAGATCGCGGAATCATTTCGATTGACGTCCGCACCGGTTGCTGGATCCGACAAGGCTTCGGTCGCAAAGCTTCTCTTCTCAACGGATACCTTGACCAGCAAAACACCTGGACATCGCGTCGATGCAGCGGTCGACATTCGAGGCGTCAAAAAGCTTTATTTGATCGTGTCATCGGGACGCGATGGAATGGCATGCGACTGGTCGAACTGGGTGGAACCGAAGTTGGCCGGTCCTTCTGGCGAAAAGTCATTGCTCGACCTGAATTGGTTTACGGGGTCGGCAGAATGGGGAGAGCCGCGCAAGAATGCGAACGCGGAAGGAGGGGCAATGCAGGTCGGGGGCCGAATCGTTTCCGGCATCGGAACGCACGCGTTCAGCGTGATCGGATTCGATCTTCCTGCTGGTTACGAGACCTTCAAAGCGGGTTGCGCGCTCGACGACGGGGGCGTTTCGCAGCAGAACGGGCAGACAACTTCGGTGCGGTTTCATGTTGCAGCGGAAGGGGTTCCCGATGGAATCAATGATTGGGGCAGGAACGGATCGGTGCAGGCTGTGGATCGAACGCCCGACAAAGCCGTCGCGGGGTTACAAGTAGCCGATGGGCTCCAAGCATCCTTGGCTGCATCGGAGCCCATGCTAAAGAGCCTCACGAATATTGACATCGACCATCGCGGACGAATTTGGGTTTGCGAAGTGGTGAATTATCGCCGCCACCAAAACGATCGACCGGAAGGAGATCGAATTCTTATTTTGGAAGACACCGATCACGACGGTGTCGTGGATACGACCAAGGTCTTTTATCAGGGACGCGATATCGACTCCGCCCTCGGATTGTGTGTCCTCGGTAATCGAATCCTCGTGAGTGCGGCACCTTACGTACTGGAGTTCATCGATGAAAACGGAGATGACGTGCCCGATCGAAAGTCTCAGATCTTGACCAAAACGGGGCAACCCCAGCACGATCACTCGGTGCACTCCTTTGTTTTTGGGCCCGACGGGAAGCTCTATTTCAATTTTGGGAACACCGGTCAACAACTTTGCGATTCCGCGGGAAACCCGATCTTGGATCGATGGGGAAGGAAGATTAACGACTCCGGTACCCCCTATCGCCAAGGGATGGTATTCCGATGCAATGAAGATTTGAGCGACATGGAAGTTCTCGGGCATAACTTTCGAAATAACTACGAAGTTGCCGTCGACTCGTTCGGTTCGCTGTGGCAATCGGATAACGACGACGATGGAAACCGTGCGACGCGGATCAATTTCGTGATGGAGTTTGGCAATTACGGCTATGTGGACGAGGCCACGGGTGCCGGCTGGCAGGCAGAGCGAACCAACTGGGAGTCAGAGATCCCACAACGGCATTGGCACCTCAACGATCCCGGCGTGGTTCCGACCATGTTGATCACCGGGGCGGGATCGCCAACCGGGATAACCGTATACGAGGGCTCGCTGCTTCCTGAACGCTATCGCAATCAGGTCATTCACACCGATGCGGGGCCGAATGTGGTGAGAGCTTATGTCGCTCAAAAAGAAGGGGCGGGTTACTCGGCTACGATTGAGGACATCATTGTCGGCGAGTTCGATCGATGGTTTCGGCCTGCGGACGTATCGGTCGCGCCCGACGGATCACTCTTCGTATCCGATTGGTATGACCCAGGAGTAGGCGGACACAATATGGAGGACATGGAGCGAGGAAGATTGTTCCGTGTAGCTCCTCCGAAGACACCTTACCGAGTTCCTACCTATGACTTTCGCACGGCCGAGGGAGCCATCGAGGCGTTGAAGAGTCCCAACAATTCGGCTAGGTATATGGCCTTCAAAGCCTTGACCGGCATGGCACAGCAAGCCGTCCCATCGTTGCAATCGATGGCAAAGGATCCCAACCCTCGCTATCGCGCTCGTGCACTTTGGATTCTGGCTCGCATCCAGTCTCCCAAGCAGATTGTCGATCAAGCGGCGAGTGACACCGATCCGAATGTGAGGATCACCGGTATTCGTATCGCTAGACAGCATCGCTTGCCAACGAACGAATTCGTTCCAACTTTGTTGGACGATTCCGATACAGCGGTTCTTCGCGAACTATGTGTTGCATTGCGCGAAGACAAATCGAAAGAGGGACCCAGCTACTGGTCAAAATTGGCGGCTCGATTCGATGGCAAGGACCGATGGTATTTAGAGGCCTTGGGGATCGCTGCGATGGATCGATGGGACGAGTGCATCGATGCTTGGTTGGCCACCAAACCGGATATGGCCTCCGCATCGTCTCGTGGTATCGTGTGGCGGGCGCGCGGTAGCAAAGGAGCAGGACTGCAAATTGCAGCCCTGCAATCACCGAGCCTTCCCGATTCACAAATCTCGCCGATGCTCCGCACTCTGGACTTCCAAGAGAAAAGCGCTCGCGAAAAGGGCATCGAATCTCTTTTGAACGCGATGAAAGCTTCGCCGGCGAGCGAACGAACCGATTCACTGGTTGTCGAGGGTCTTTTGCGAACCGATCGCGTTGCGAACGATCTGGATCCTCTCCTTCTCGCGAGTGTCGCACGGTATGTCGAACGGATGGGGGATGATCCTGCTCAATTGCGGGTTTTGCGGAAGGTACGAGTCCCGCGTTTAGACGCGTTGATTCTGGAACGAGCGGCCGCTTGGGGGGCCACTTCCCAGGGATTGCAAGCGCTCGAAATTTACGCGACGGATGCCAAGAATCGCCAGTCCCTATTGAATCGGCTTGCTTCCGACAAGCCGACCGAACTGGATTTGTCGATTGCCCGAATCGTTTCCTTGGGAACAAAGCGTGAATGGCTGGAACTGCAACGATCGCTCTTGGAGTCCGATACCGCGACCAAAGGAGTGAAGGCGGAGGCGGCCATCGCATTGGCTCGTAACAAGAGCACGCAACCCTTTATCTTAGAGCTGGCGAAAAAGCAGGCCATTCCGTCGGAAGCACTGGGATTGGTTGCGAGCACCCTGAGAAGCTCGAGCGAAGCGTCGATACGAGAGGAAGCTCAAAAGCTATTTCCCAAGGCCGAAGGGTCCCAGAAAGAATTACCTTCGATCGACCAATTGGTGAAGCGAAGAGGAAATGCGGATCGAGGAAAAGGGATCTACTTTGGTGCAGCGACCTGTTCACAATGCCATATCGTTGGAAACGATGGGAAGAATGTCGGCCCGAACTTGAGTGAGATTGGGAGCAAACTTTCGAAGGACGCGATGTACTTGTCCATTTTGGCCCCCAGCGCGGGGATAAGTCACGCGTACGAAGCCTACGCCCTCCGGACGGACGAGGATGAAGTGATCACGGGGTTGCTCGTATCGGAAACCGCGCAATCGATCACCCTGAAGGACGCAAAGGGGATCGAGCACACGGTCGCGCGGCCTAATGTTGATGAATTCAAGAAGCAAGACAAGTCGCTCATGCCCGAAAACCTTCATGAACTGGTTTCGGATCAAGGACTCGTGGATCTCGTCGAGTACCTCACGACGCTGCAAAAGGCAAAGTGAGCCTGAGTATGGCGAAAGATCGCCGTGCGCTAGGTTAGGGCTCGTAAGCTAGCGAACTGGCTCGTAAGCCAGCGCACGAGCGATGAAAACGAACGAAGCACCGTGTGGGGTGTTATTCCTGGATGCAGTAAAGGTGTCCAGCGCTGCGAAGCAGCAAACGTTTGCCGATGAAAACCGGGGACGCGTCGATTTCTTCGCCGAGTTCGTTGGTCGCCAAGATCTCAGGTTCCGCGCCTGCTTTCATCACCACCGTCGTACCGTTTCGTCCGGTCACATAGAGTTTGTCCGCCGCGGCACCGATCGAGGAATAGATCGTATCGAGGCCATTGATCCGGCTACGGGCGAACACAGGCATTCCAGTCGAGGCGTCCAACGAGGTCAAGATGTTTTTGTTTTCCGAGAGAAAGTAGACTTGGCCCTTATAGAGCGTGGCCGACGGGACGTAGGGAGTGTTCTGGTGGTAGGTCCACTTCACGAAGTCCTTGCTTTGGGAAACATCACCCTTTGCGTCCAGCGAAATTGCGTAGCATGCAGCGCCCCGGAAGCCGGTGGTCGCAATGACCTTTCCTTCGTGGATAAACGGGGTGGGGATCGGATTTTCTGTTTGTCCGCCGCATTCCCAGATCAAGCTTCCATCTCGGAGGTTGTAGCTTCGGACCGTTCTCCCGTTCATGATGACTTGCTCGACGCCGCGGTGTTCCACCACGATGGGGGTGCACCAGTTTGTTCGTTCCGCACGCGCCGTTTTCCATTTCAAGTCGCCGGACTTTGGATCGAGTGCAGCGATGAACGAGTCTGCTTCGTGGTCCCAGGGAACGATAAGGTAGTCTTTATAGAGAGCTGCGGATGCCCCTTCACCGAATTCATTGCGAGTGACTTGTTCACCCAGATCGGCGTTCCAGATCACTTTTCCTTGCAGATCGAGGCAAAAAATCCCTCGCGAACCGAAGAATATGTACAAGTGCTTTCCGTCGGTCACAGGTGATGCGGATGCGAAGTTGTTGGTGCCGTGCCCACCTTCATGAGGCAGTTCTTCGGTCACGGTTGTTTGCCAAAGCTTCTTTCCGGATTCGAGGTCGTAGGAAGAGACCAAGAATTGATAAACATTGTTCGGACGAGGTTTGGATAGCCGTCCTCCTCCTGGAAGGGCGGAGCCGCGGTTGTTGGGTCGAGATTCGGTATTTGCCGTCTCAGGATCGTAAACCCCGGCGGTTGCAACTCGAGGGCGGGGAGGTCCGGGGCGATCAGCACCCCCGGGTGGATTCGATGGTTGGGCGGGTTTGCCGTCGTTGGCACGGGGTGGAAGCTGTTTGGGTGGTTCAACCGTTTGGAATTCCAGATCGCGTTCCACAAAAGGGCGTGATGTTTGAATCACTTCTGTTTTGTCGGTTCTGATCGCAGTGAGAATGAAGATTTGATTCCCCCAAACGATAGGGGTCGAGCTCCCCATGCCATCGAGGGGGGTTTTCCAAGCGATGTTCTTGTCACGCCCCCAGGACGTAGGAGGTGTGGCATCGAGGGATGCACCATTTCCGAGCGGTCCGCGCCAATTGGGCCAATCTCGCTCTTCCCCGATCGAGCTTGGCGAGAAAGGGGTCATGACCAGGTAGGCGAGGCTCGAAAGGAGGGCGACTCGGACTTTTGACCGAAGTTTTGTGTTCATGAATGTTTCCTGCATGAGCTGTTCCTCGTCAAATCAGGGAAGTGGAGGTACGATACGGATTCAGAAGTCTATGAAAACCCAGGAATGTTGAAAAAGTTCTACCGAGAGTTGGGATGAATCGTTACGAATACGATGTAATCGTTGTGGGTGCAGGGCATGCCGGAACCGAGGCAGCTGCGGCGGCTGCACGCCTCGGAGCACGCGTGGTTCTGCTGACGGGGAATTTGGACACCGTCGGGCAAATGAGTTGCAACCCTGCCATCGGCGGTGTGGCTAAAGGACAGATTGTACGGGAGATCGATGCCCTCGGGGGATTGATGGGATCCGCCATCGATAAGACCGGCATCCAGTTCCGATTGCTGAACAGTCGCAAGGGTCCGGCGATGCACTCCCCGCGCGCGCAGGCTGACAAGAAAGCCTACCAGTTCGAAATCAAACGGGTGATTGAGGAGACGTCCGGTCTGGATTTGCGACAGGAACTGGTCGAAGAGCTTCTGACAGAAGATTCAGCCTCGGGTACAAACGGCAACCGACGTATCTTGGGTGTCCGAGTTCGAGGAGACGCTTTCTATTATGCTCGGTCGGTCGTTCTCACCACCGGGACATTTTTACAAGCCATAATGCACACAGGAGAAGCGAAGACTCCCGGAGGCCGAGCCGGTGAAGGAACGACGTCGGGTATCAGTCATACCCTCGCATCGCTTGGTTTCCGGATCGAGCGATTCAAAACGGGAACGCCCGCTCGATTGAACAGCCGCACCATCGACTACTCCAAGACGGAGATTCAACCAGGCGATGAATCCCCCCAACCCTTTTCGTATCTGACAGAAAGCCTCCCTGAACCCCAGGTCCCATGCTGGATTACTTACACCAACCATGAAGTGCATGAGCTCATCCGAGCTAATCTCCATCGAGCGCCGATGTATTCGGGGCAGATCCAGTCAACGGGCCCGCGCTACTGTCCCTCCATCGAAGACAAAGTAGTGCGATTCGCCGATCGAGACCGCCACCAATTATTCCTAGAGCCCGAAGGCAGGAATACGTGCGAAGTCTACGTGAACGGCATCTCAACGTCGCTACCCCGAGATGTTCAAGACAAAATGTTGCGCATGATTCCAGGCTTGGAGAAAGCTCAGATCATGCGATATGGATACGCGGTGGAGTACGACTTTTGCCCACCGGATCAGCTCAATCCTTGGCTAGAAACCAAGGCGGTCGAAGGTCTTTTCTTCGCGGGTCAGCTCAACGGAACGACGGGATACGAAGAAGCGGCCGCACAAGGGTTGATCGCTGGGGCCAGCGCGGCTCTTCGCACGCAGGGAAAGGACGGATTCACCATCACTCGAGATGCCGCCTATATGGGTGTATTGGTAGATGATTTGGTGACCTGCGGTGTCGATGAGCCTTATCGCATGTTCACGAGCCGCGCGGAATATCGGATGATGCTTCGGCAAGACAACGCAGATCGAAGACTGACGGAGTTGGGGTACCAGATCGGTTTGGTCGACGAAATGCGCTACACCGTTTATCAGAAAAAGCTCGCGGACATTCAGCGTGCGAATGAAGCTGTGCGCAGCCTCCGGATCGGAGACGTTCCTGGCGATAAGTACTTGCGACGTCCCGAGGTGACTTGGTCCGACATGGTCGAGCAGTTTCCAGAAACCCTGGGGGACTTCTCGAAAGAAATTGCCGAGCAAGTCGAGAATGACATCAAGTACTCCGGATACATCGCTCGCCAGCAAGTGCAGGTCGAACGTCAAAACCGGATGGCGGATAAAGCGATCCCCGTGGACTTCAACTACGAAGCAATAATCAGCTTGAGAGCGGAAGCGAGACAAAAGCTATGTCGGATTCGCCCGATCAACCTCGACCAGGCGAGTCGGATCAGCGGAATCACCCCCGCGGATATCAGTTTGGTGTTGGCTTACATTGAAAACCCCAAACTCCGCGGGCGTGCGAATAGCAACGCGGAATCTTTTCCGACGGACGCTTGAGTATTGCATCATGAATCCGAAGGAATCGACTGGGGACTCATCGCACGGCAAACATGCAATCGTCATCGGCGCTGGGATTGCCGGTTTGACCGCGGCGAGGAAATTGCATCGTGCAGGTTGGCGCGTGAGTATCCTCGAAGCTCGCGATAGGATTGGCGGCCGAATCCAAACCGATGCGATAGACGGATTCCTTCTAGACCATGGCTTCCAAGTCTACTTGACCGCTTACGAAACAGCCGGACAGGAGTTGGACCTGTCGAGTTTAAGATTGCGATGTTTACCCGCTGGAGCATGGATTCAGCTGGGAGGCAAGCGGTATCGTGTCGGCGATCCACTTCGTTGCTCGATGGGGGCGATCGTACGGGATTGCATCTCCACCGCGTTGGCGCCGATCGGTGGACTGCGGGACAAACTGCAGATGCTCCGGTACAGAAGCTTGATGCAAAACCAGTCGAATCTCGACATCAGCCATGACGCGAGGGTCCCAGCGAGGGATCGGTTGCGCCAATTGGGCTTCTCCGATCGAATCATCCATAGCTTTTTCAAACCTTTCTTCGGCGGGATATTCTTGGAGCCCGAATTGGCGGTTTCGTCCGATAGGATGGACTTCGTATTCAGGACATTTTCATTGGGATTTGCTGCATTACCGCAACAGGGAATGGGTGCCATTCCTGAGTCGATCGCGCAAGACCTCCCCTCCGGTTCCCTGCACACGAACACGACGGTGCAGCATGTTGAAAAGGGACGCGTCACACTTTGCGATGGTACGAAGCTAGAGGGGGATGCTGTTCTCGTTGCAGTAGAGCAACCCGCTGCCGATCGACTGCTCGGGCTACAATCCTCGTGCCACTTCCCTCCCCGTTCGACATGCACCCTTTACTATGCGGTCGAGAGACCTCCGTTGCACGATTCCATGTTGCTGCTCAACGGCGACGGCGTTGGTCCTGTGAATCATTTGTCCTTTGTAAGTTTCGCGCAGCCATCCTATGCACCGAAAGGCCTGTCGCTGGTCAGTGTGAACACGATCGGCAACGCGGAAGAATTCGACATGCCGCTGGAAACATCGGTACGAGAACAACTCACCGATTGGTTTGGATCGT includes these proteins:
- a CDS encoding PVC-type heme-binding CxxCH protein is translated as MRIRIPAFVLSVVATLCIHTAGLRSAGYAQDGKKHVVFIAGRQSHDYGSHEHFAGSKILAEVVENSDSNVRCTVMRNGWPEDDRLLDQADAIVIYSDGGGGHPSLPHLPRLQKQMERGAGFVCIHYAVEVPKDRGGPEFLKWLGGYFETNWSVNPHWDAKFDTLPKHPITTGVKPFETRDEWYFHMRFPEGMKGVTPILSAVAPEHTMSRPDGPHSGNPDVRKEVAMKVPQHVAWATERPDGGRSFGFTGGHFHWNWGRTEQTKLVANAILWTAKAKIPDEGAVVAPKSVEQLKENQDETVPGGFDPKKIAESFRLTSAPVAGSDKASVAKLLFSTDTLTSKTPGHRVDAAVDIRGVKKLYLIVSSGRDGMACDWSNWVEPKLAGPSGEKSLLDLNWFTGSAEWGEPRKNANAEGGAMQVGGRIVSGIGTHAFSVIGFDLPAGYETFKAGCALDDGGVSQQNGQTTSVRFHVAAEGVPDGINDWGRNGSVQAVDRTPDKAVAGLQVADGLQASLAASEPMLKSLTNIDIDHRGRIWVCEVVNYRRHQNDRPEGDRILILEDTDHDGVVDTTKVFYQGRDIDSALGLCVLGNRILVSAAPYVLEFIDENGDDVPDRKSQILTKTGQPQHDHSVHSFVFGPDGKLYFNFGNTGQQLCDSAGNPILDRWGRKINDSGTPYRQGMVFRCNEDLSDMEVLGHNFRNNYEVAVDSFGSLWQSDNDDDGNRATRINFVMEFGNYGYVDEATGAGWQAERTNWESEIPQRHWHLNDPGVVPTMLITGAGSPTGITVYEGSLLPERYRNQVIHTDAGPNVVRAYVAQKEGAGYSATIEDIIVGEFDRWFRPADVSVAPDGSLFVSDWYDPGVGGHNMEDMERGRLFRVAPPKTPYRVPTYDFRTAEGAIEALKSPNNSARYMAFKALTGMAQQAVPSLQSMAKDPNPRYRARALWILARIQSPKQIVDQAASDTDPNVRITGIRIARQHRLPTNEFVPTLLDDSDTAVLRELCVALREDKSKEGPSYWSKLAARFDGKDRWYLEALGIAAMDRWDECIDAWLATKPDMASASSRGIVWRARGSKGAGLQIAALQSPSLPDSQISPMLRTLDFQEKSAREKGIESLLNAMKASPASERTDSLVVEGLLRTDRVANDLDPLLLASVARYVERMGDDPAQLRVLRKVRVPRLDALILERAAAWGATSQGLQALEIYATDAKNRQSLLNRLASDKPTELDLSIARIVSLGTKREWLELQRSLLESDTATKGVKAEAAIALARNKSTQPFILELAKKQAIPSEALGLVASTLRSSSEASIREEAQKLFPKAEGSQKELPSIDQLVKRRGNADRGKGIYFGAATCSQCHIVGNDGKNVGPNLSEIGSKLSKDAMYLSILAPSAGISHAYEAYALRTDEDEVITGLLVSETAQSITLKDAKGIEHTVARPNVDEFKKQDKSLMPENLHELVSDQGLVDLVEYLTTLQKAK
- a CDS encoding PQQ-binding-like beta-propeller repeat protein, with protein sequence MNTKLRSKVRVALLSSLAYLVMTPFSPSSIGEERDWPNWRGPLGNGASLDATPPTSWGRDKNIAWKTPLDGMGSSTPIVWGNQIFILTAIRTDKTEVIQTSRPFVERDLEFQTVEPPKQLPPRANDGKPAQPSNPPGGADRPGPPRPRVATAGVYDPETANTESRPNNRGSALPGGGRLSKPRPNNVYQFLVSSYDLESGKKLWQTTVTEELPHEGGHGTNNFASASPVTDGKHLYIFFGSRGIFCLDLQGKVIWNADLGEQVTRNEFGEGASAALYKDYLIVPWDHEADSFIAALDPKSGDLKWKTARAERTNWCTPIVVEHRGVEQVIMNGRTVRSYNLRDGSLIWECGGQTENPIPTPFIHEGKVIATTGFRGAACYAISLDAKGDVSQSKDFVKWTYHQNTPYVPSATLYKGQVYFLSENKNILTSLDASTGMPVFARSRINGLDTIYSSIGAAADKLYVTGRNGTTVVMKAGAEPEILATNELGEEIDASPVFIGKRLLLRSAGHLYCIQE
- the mnmG gene encoding tRNA uridine-5-carboxymethylaminomethyl(34) synthesis enzyme MnmG, with amino-acid sequence MNRYEYDVIVVGAGHAGTEAAAAAARLGARVVLLTGNLDTVGQMSCNPAIGGVAKGQIVREIDALGGLMGSAIDKTGIQFRLLNSRKGPAMHSPRAQADKKAYQFEIKRVIEETSGLDLRQELVEELLTEDSASGTNGNRRILGVRVRGDAFYYARSVVLTTGTFLQAIMHTGEAKTPGGRAGEGTTSGISHTLASLGFRIERFKTGTPARLNSRTIDYSKTEIQPGDESPQPFSYLTESLPEPQVPCWITYTNHEVHELIRANLHRAPMYSGQIQSTGPRYCPSIEDKVVRFADRDRHQLFLEPEGRNTCEVYVNGISTSLPRDVQDKMLRMIPGLEKAQIMRYGYAVEYDFCPPDQLNPWLETKAVEGLFFAGQLNGTTGYEEAAAQGLIAGASAALRTQGKDGFTITRDAAYMGVLVDDLVTCGVDEPYRMFTSRAEYRMMLRQDNADRRLTELGYQIGLVDEMRYTVYQKKLADIQRANEAVRSLRIGDVPGDKYLRRPEVTWSDMVEQFPETLGDFSKEIAEQVENDIKYSGYIARQQVQVERQNRMADKAIPVDFNYEAIISLRAEARQKLCRIRPINLDQASRISGITPADISLVLAYIENPKLRGRANSNAESFPTDA
- a CDS encoding NAD(P)/FAD-dependent oxidoreductase, producing the protein MNPKESTGDSSHGKHAIVIGAGIAGLTAARKLHRAGWRVSILEARDRIGGRIQTDAIDGFLLDHGFQVYLTAYETAGQELDLSSLRLRCLPAGAWIQLGGKRYRVGDPLRCSMGAIVRDCISTALAPIGGLRDKLQMLRYRSLMQNQSNLDISHDARVPARDRLRQLGFSDRIIHSFFKPFFGGIFLEPELAVSSDRMDFVFRTFSLGFAALPQQGMGAIPESIAQDLPSGSLHTNTTVQHVEKGRVTLCDGTKLEGDAVLVAVEQPAADRLLGLQSSCHFPPRSTCTLYYAVERPPLHDSMLLLNGDGVGPVNHLSFVSFAQPSYAPKGLSLVSVNTIGNAEEFDMPLETSVREQLTDWFGSSVATWRHLRTYRIPYALPNQTREAIDETPDPLVSDGIYRCGDYCVSGSIEGAVQSGLRAATKILAL